One Luteimonas sp. MC1825 DNA segment encodes these proteins:
- the yihA gene encoding ribosome biogenesis GTP-binding protein YihA/YsxC, which translates to MANPLARAQYLLAAHNPRQLPPDDGFEVAFAGRSNAGKSSALNALCQQNALARVSKTPGRTQQLVFFDLPPNTLRYLVDLPGYGYAKVPRELQAHWQAFLDRYFQARQALRGLVVVMDIRHPLKDYDRHMLGYAANRGLPAHVLLTKADKLSKGNAGATLLTVRRDLAATYGDTVGVQTFSGESKLGVDEARKVICGWLELPCS; encoded by the coding sequence ATGGCCAATCCCCTTGCACGCGCCCAGTACCTGCTGGCGGCGCACAACCCGCGTCAGCTCCCGCCCGATGACGGCTTCGAGGTCGCGTTTGCCGGCCGTTCCAACGCCGGCAAGTCCAGCGCGCTGAACGCGCTCTGCCAGCAGAATGCGCTGGCGCGGGTGTCCAAGACCCCGGGCCGCACCCAGCAGCTGGTGTTCTTCGACCTTCCGCCGAACACCCTGCGCTACCTGGTGGACCTGCCGGGCTACGGCTACGCCAAGGTGCCGCGCGAGCTGCAGGCGCACTGGCAGGCATTCCTCGACCGCTACTTCCAGGCGCGCCAGGCGCTGCGCGGGCTGGTGGTGGTGATGGACATCCGCCACCCGCTGAAGGACTACGACCGGCACATGCTCGGCTACGCCGCCAACCGCGGCCTGCCGGCGCACGTGCTGCTGACCAAGGCCGACAAGCTCTCGAAGGGCAACGCCGGCGCGACGTTGCTGACGGTGCGCCGTGACCTGGCCGCGACCTACGGCGACACGGTGGGCGTGCAGACCTTCTCCGGCGAGTCCAAGCTCGGCGTGGACGAAGCGCGCAAGGTGATCTGCGGCTGGCTGGAGCTGCCCTGCAGCTGA
- a CDS encoding glutamate--cysteine ligase encodes MSSPSESANPPIRSRDELVAYIAGGARVPDDWRIGTEHEKFGFRLDDLRPPTFEGPQGIGALLDGLCRFGWERVTEHGQVIALLKDGASVTLEPAGQLELSGAQLTTIHETCREVGSHLREVKAVADELGLGFLGMGFQPKWARADMPWMPKDRYRIMKSYMPKVGDLGLDMMTRTCTVQVNLDFASEADMVKKFRVALALQPIATALFADSPFTEGQPNGYLSWRSHIWTDTDPDRTGMLDFVFEDGFGYERYVDYLLDVPMYFSYRDGIYHDASGQSFRDFMQGRLPVLPGALPTMTDWSDHMTTAFPEVRMKKFLEMRGADGGPWNRLCALPAFWVGLLYDDAALDAAWDLVKDFSRDERHALRDGVPKHAFKLKFRDGTVRDLAQRALEIASAGLARRARRNDEGQDETRFLEPLVEYVMANETPAERKLALYHGEWAGNIDRVFREFAY; translated from the coding sequence GTGTCCAGCCCCAGTGAAAGTGCCAACCCCCCCATTCGCTCGCGCGACGAGCTGGTCGCCTATATCGCCGGCGGCGCGCGCGTGCCCGACGATTGGCGCATCGGCACCGAGCACGAGAAGTTCGGCTTCCGCCTCGACGACCTGCGCCCGCCGACCTTCGAGGGCCCGCAGGGCATCGGCGCGCTGCTCGACGGCCTGTGCCGCTTCGGCTGGGAGCGGGTGACCGAGCACGGCCAGGTGATCGCGCTGCTGAAGGATGGCGCGTCGGTCACCCTGGAGCCGGCCGGCCAGCTGGAACTCTCCGGCGCGCAGTTGACCACCATCCACGAGACCTGCCGCGAAGTGGGCAGCCACCTGCGCGAGGTCAAGGCCGTGGCCGACGAACTCGGCCTCGGCTTCCTCGGCATGGGCTTCCAGCCCAAGTGGGCGCGCGCCGACATGCCGTGGATGCCCAAGGACCGCTACCGCATCATGAAGTCGTACATGCCCAAGGTCGGCGACCTCGGCCTGGACATGATGACCCGCACCTGCACGGTGCAGGTGAACCTCGATTTCGCCAGCGAAGCCGACATGGTCAAGAAGTTCCGCGTGGCGCTGGCGCTGCAGCCGATCGCCACCGCGCTGTTCGCGGACTCGCCGTTCACCGAGGGCCAGCCCAACGGCTACCTCAGCTGGCGCTCGCACATCTGGACCGACACCGACCCCGACCGCACCGGCATGCTCGATTTCGTGTTCGAGGACGGCTTCGGCTACGAGCGCTACGTCGACTACCTGCTCGACGTGCCGATGTACTTCAGCTACCGCGACGGCATCTATCACGACGCCAGCGGCCAGAGCTTCCGCGACTTCATGCAAGGCCGCCTGCCGGTGCTGCCGGGCGCGTTGCCGACCATGACCGACTGGTCCGACCACATGACCACCGCGTTCCCGGAAGTACGCATGAAGAAGTTCCTGGAAATGCGCGGCGCCGATGGCGGGCCGTGGAACCGGCTGTGCGCGCTGCCGGCCTTCTGGGTCGGCCTGCTGTACGACGATGCCGCGCTGGATGCCGCCTGGGACCTGGTGAAGGATTTCAGCCGCGACGAACGCCACGCGCTGCGCGACGGCGTTCCGAAGCACGCCTTCAAGCTGAAGTTCCGCGACGGCACCGTGCGCGACCTGGCGCAGCGCGCGCTGGAGATCGCCTCCGCCGGCCTCGCGCGCCGCGCGCGCCGCAACGACGAAGGCCAGGACGAGACCCGCTTCCTCGAGCCTCTGGTCGAATACGTGATGGCCAACGAAACCCCCGCCGAACGCAAGCTCGCGCTGTACCACGGCGAATGGGCCGGAAACATCGATCGCGTCTTCCGCGAGTTTGCGTACTGA
- the ppc gene encoding phosphoenolpyruvate carboxylase codes for MSKHSPESQDLDAPLREQLDFAGTDTLLRDDVRRLGGMVGEMLSEQVSPALLAQVETVRRAAIARRESGAPIDELAGHLAAVSLDDADALVRAFSAWFSAINLAERVHRIRRRRDHQRSDEGPQPGGLEAVLGALHADGVTLGELQALLPALWVEPVFTAHPTEAVRRALLAKESVIVERLVADIDRTRTPDERRSDESRIRQALATTWQTSEAPPLKPTVTDEVEHIGHYLGVLFRVLPAFYEVFADAVDAIWGERIALPNVLRFGTWVGGDMDGNPNVGADTIEAALAAQRAQVLGQYRAELAALGQVLTQSRGRAGVDDAVDARLAAYKALMPKAAARLRARQADMPYRQLMELMSARLAATAADEGAPAGAAYAGVDDFLDDLGLIDASLAHHRGQHAGLFALRRLLRRVRSFGFHLAALDLRQDSAAHDAALAALEGDDDWATQPLDARLARLHALIDAPQPRVPAADAAKAALDVFRAVTTARARYGDAAFGPYIVSMSRSAADALAVLALARIAGCVEGDGAGEVPLDVAPLFETVDDLDAAAGVMHALFDDPVYRRHVRARGDRQIVMLGYSDSAKDSGLLASRWALQRAQVDLMRLAREAGVRLVFFHGRGGSVSRGGGKTERAIIAAPRGTVDGRLRVTEQGEVIHRKYGIRALALRNLEQMTGAVLRASLRPRSPEPRVQAWRAIADRLSADSRACYRALVHEDPGFNAYFRAATPVDVIERLQIGSRPSRRRDGGIANLRAIPWVFAWSQNRSGLTGWYGVGHALQRGIDEHGLDAMAELARDWHFFAAMLDDVEMLLAKSDLAIFERYSRLAGDAHDVFFPGIAAEFARTRDSILAIKGADRLLAGDYRLRLSIRLRNPYVDPISLLQVELLRRWRAGGSADDATLRALFATVNGIAAGVQNTG; via the coding sequence ATGAGCAAGCACTCTCCGGAATCCCAGGACCTCGACGCGCCGCTGCGTGAGCAGCTCGACTTTGCCGGGACCGATACGTTGCTGCGCGATGACGTGCGCCGGCTGGGCGGGATGGTCGGCGAGATGCTGTCCGAACAGGTATCGCCGGCGTTGCTGGCGCAGGTGGAGACGGTGCGGCGGGCGGCGATCGCGCGGCGCGAGAGCGGGGCGCCGATCGATGAGCTGGCCGGGCACCTGGCCGCCGTGTCGCTGGACGACGCCGATGCGCTGGTGCGTGCGTTCTCGGCGTGGTTCAGCGCGATCAACCTGGCCGAGCGGGTGCACCGCATCCGCCGCCGTCGCGACCACCAGCGCAGCGACGAGGGGCCGCAGCCGGGCGGGCTGGAGGCGGTGCTCGGCGCGCTGCATGCCGATGGCGTGACGCTCGGCGAGCTGCAGGCACTGCTGCCCGCGCTGTGGGTGGAGCCGGTGTTCACCGCGCATCCCACCGAGGCCGTGCGCCGCGCGCTGCTGGCCAAGGAGTCGGTGATCGTGGAGCGGCTGGTGGCCGACATCGACCGCACGCGCACGCCGGACGAGCGCCGCAGCGACGAGTCGCGCATCCGCCAGGCGCTGGCCACCACCTGGCAGACCTCGGAAGCGCCACCGCTGAAGCCCACCGTGACCGACGAGGTCGAACACATCGGCCACTACCTCGGCGTGCTGTTTCGGGTGCTGCCGGCGTTCTACGAAGTGTTCGCCGATGCCGTGGACGCCATCTGGGGCGAGCGCATCGCGCTGCCCAACGTGTTGCGCTTCGGCACCTGGGTGGGCGGCGACATGGACGGCAACCCCAACGTGGGCGCCGACACCATCGAGGCCGCGCTGGCCGCGCAGCGCGCGCAGGTGCTGGGCCAGTACCGCGCGGAGCTGGCGGCGCTGGGCCAGGTGCTTACCCAGAGCCGCGGCCGCGCCGGCGTGGACGACGCGGTGGACGCACGGCTCGCCGCGTACAAGGCGCTGATGCCAAAGGCCGCGGCGCGCCTGCGCGCGCGCCAGGCGGACATGCCCTATCGGCAGCTGATGGAGCTGATGTCGGCGCGGCTGGCGGCGACCGCAGCCGACGAGGGCGCGCCGGCCGGCGCGGCATATGCCGGCGTGGACGACTTCCTCGACGACCTCGGGCTCATCGACGCCAGCCTTGCGCACCATCGCGGCCAGCACGCGGGCCTGTTCGCGCTGCGGCGCCTGTTGCGGCGCGTGCGCAGCTTCGGCTTCCACCTCGCCGCACTCGACCTGCGCCAGGACTCGGCCGCGCACGATGCCGCGCTCGCCGCGCTGGAAGGTGACGACGACTGGGCCACGCAGCCGCTCGACGCGCGCCTCGCGCGCCTGCATGCGCTGATCGATGCGCCGCAGCCGCGCGTGCCGGCCGCCGACGCCGCCAAGGCCGCGCTCGACGTGTTCCGTGCGGTGACCACCGCGCGCGCGCGCTACGGCGACGCCGCCTTCGGCCCCTATATCGTCAGCATGAGCCGCAGTGCCGCCGATGCACTCGCGGTGCTGGCGCTGGCGCGCATCGCCGGCTGCGTCGAGGGCGACGGCGCAGGCGAAGTGCCGCTGGATGTCGCGCCGTTGTTCGAGACCGTCGACGACCTCGATGCCGCCGCCGGCGTGATGCACGCACTGTTCGACGACCCGGTGTACCGCCGCCACGTGCGCGCCCGCGGCGATCGCCAGATCGTGATGCTCGGTTATTCCGACAGCGCCAAGGACAGCGGCCTGCTGGCTTCGCGCTGGGCGCTGCAGCGTGCGCAGGTCGACCTGATGCGGCTGGCGCGCGAGGCCGGCGTGCGCCTGGTGTTCTTCCACGGCCGCGGCGGCTCGGTAAGCCGCGGCGGCGGCAAGACCGAACGCGCGATCATCGCCGCGCCGCGCGGCACCGTCGACGGCCGCCTGCGCGTCACCGAGCAGGGCGAGGTGATCCACCGCAAGTACGGCATCCGTGCACTCGCGCTGCGCAACCTCGAGCAGATGACCGGCGCGGTGCTGCGCGCCAGCCTGCGGCCGCGTTCGCCGGAGCCGCGCGTGCAGGCCTGGCGTGCGATCGCCGATCGCCTGTCCGCGGACTCGCGCGCCTGCTACCGCGCGCTGGTGCACGAGGATCCCGGCTTCAACGCCTACTTCCGCGCGGCGACGCCGGTGGACGTGATCGAGCGCCTGCAGATCGGCTCGCGGCCATCGCGGCGCCGCGATGGCGGCATCGCCAACCTGCGCGCCATTCCCTGGGTGTTCGCCTGGTCGCAGAACCGCTCCGGGCTGACCGGCTGGTATGGCGTGGGCCATGCGCTGCAACGCGGCATCGACGAGCACGGCCTCGACGCCATGGCCGAGCTCGCGCGCGACTGGCATTTCTTCGCCGCCATGCTCGACGACGTGGAAATGCTGCTGGCCAAATCCGACCTCGCCATCTTCGAGCGCTACTCGCGCCTGGCCGGTGACGCCCATGACGTGTTTTTCCCGGGCATCGCCGCGGAGTTCGCGCGCACCCGCGACAGCATCCTGGCCATCAAGGGCGCCGACAGGCTGCTGGCGGGCGATTACCGCCTGCGCCTGTCGATCCGCCTGCGCAATCCCTACGTCGACCCGATCAGCCTGCTGCAGGTGGAGCTGCTGCGCCGCTGGCGCGCGGGCGGCAGCGCGGATGACGCGACCCTGCGCGCGCTGTTCGCGACCGTCAACGGCATCGCGGCCGGGGTGCAGAACACCGGCTGA
- a CDS encoding glutathione S-transferase family protein: MSAPREELVFHTHPMSRGRIVRWMLEELGVEYRTVVQEYGGSMKSAEYLAINPMGKVPALQHRGVVVTEAAAICAYLADAFPQAGLAPALDDPARGTYLRWMFFAAGPVEAAVSARAMGLLAPAEKAGMVGYGSYEHTVDALEQAAAAASPWLLGERFSAADVYVGGQVDFGLGFKSIPERPAFTAWAERLRARPAYQRAQALDNALMPARG, translated from the coding sequence ATGTCCGCACCGCGCGAAGAACTCGTCTTCCACACCCACCCCATGTCGCGCGGCCGCATCGTGCGCTGGATGCTCGAAGAGCTGGGCGTCGAATACCGCACGGTGGTGCAGGAGTACGGCGGCAGCATGAAGTCGGCCGAGTACCTGGCCATCAACCCGATGGGCAAGGTGCCGGCGCTGCAGCACCGCGGCGTGGTGGTCACCGAAGCCGCGGCGATCTGCGCCTATCTTGCCGACGCCTTCCCGCAGGCCGGCCTGGCCCCGGCGCTGGACGACCCGGCGCGCGGGACCTACCTGCGCTGGATGTTCTTCGCCGCCGGCCCGGTGGAGGCCGCCGTCAGCGCGCGCGCGATGGGGTTGCTGGCGCCCGCCGAAAAGGCCGGCATGGTCGGCTACGGCAGCTACGAGCACACCGTTGATGCGCTGGAGCAGGCGGCCGCGGCGGCATCGCCGTGGCTGTTGGGCGAGCGCTTCAGCGCGGCCGATGTCTACGTCGGTGGCCAGGTCGACTTCGGCCTGGGATTCAAGTCGATCCCGGAGCGCCCGGCGTTCACCGCCTGGGCCGAACGCCTGCGCGCGCGGCCGGCCTACCAGCGGGCGCAGGCGCTGGACAATGCGCTGATGCCCGCGCGCGGCTAG
- a CDS encoding TfoX/Sxy family protein, producing MATDPHFLAYIAEQAALGERLTHRKLFGEYAVYVDGKVVAFACDNSLFVKPSAAVARLAPGLPLRPPYPGAKDYPVADELLDDAEALKQLLLDTAALMPEPKPKAKPKPRRLPEKPG from the coding sequence ATGGCCACCGACCCGCACTTCCTCGCCTACATCGCCGAACAGGCCGCGCTTGGCGAGCGCCTGACCCACAGGAAGCTGTTCGGCGAGTACGCGGTCTACGTGGACGGCAAGGTCGTGGCTTTCGCCTGCGACAACAGCCTGTTCGTGAAACCCTCCGCCGCAGTGGCGCGCCTGGCACCGGGCCTGCCACTGCGGCCTCCGTATCCCGGCGCGAAGGACTATCCCGTCGCCGATGAACTGCTGGACGATGCCGAAGCGCTGAAGCAGCTCCTGCTCGACACTGCCGCGCTGATGCCGGAGCCGAAACCGAAGGCCAAGCCGAAACCGCGGCGGCTGCCCGAAAAGCCGGGCTAG
- the frmR gene encoding formaldehyde-responsive transcriptional repressor FrmR, giving the protein MPHSPEEKKKVLARVRRIRGQCDALDRALGAGADCAPVLQQIAAIRGAVNGLMSEVLESHLREQFGQPAADASDRDARVAEMTGLIRSYLK; this is encoded by the coding sequence GTGCCGCATTCGCCAGAGGAAAAGAAGAAGGTCCTCGCCCGCGTGCGCCGAATCCGCGGCCAGTGCGACGCGCTCGACCGCGCGCTTGGGGCCGGCGCCGACTGCGCGCCGGTGCTGCAGCAGATCGCGGCCATCCGCGGCGCGGTCAACGGGTTGATGAGCGAAGTGCTCGAGTCTCACCTGCGCGAGCAGTTCGGGCAGCCGGCGGCCGACGCGTCCGACCGCGACGCGCGCGTCGCCGAAATGACCGGCCTGATCCGTTCCTATCTGAAATGA
- a CDS encoding S-(hydroxymethyl)glutathione dehydrogenase/class III alcohol dehydrogenase: MKSRAAVAFAAGQPLQIVELDVAPPQKGEVLVKITHTALCHTDAFTLSGDDPEGVFPAVLGHEGAGIVVEVGEGVTSVQPGDHVIPLYTAECGECLFCKSGKTNLCVAVRATQGKGVMPDGTTRFSYNGEPVYHYMGCSTFSEYTVVAEVSLAKVNPDANPEHTCLLGCGVTTGIGAVHNTAKVQEGDTVAVFGLGAIGLAVIQGAVQAKAGRIIAIDTNPSKFALATEMGATDCVNPKDHDRPVQQVVVEMTGWGVDHSFECIGNVNVMRAALECAHRGWGQSVIIGVAGAGQEISTRPFQLVTGRKWLGTAFGGVKGRTQLPGMVEDAMRGDIQLAPFVTHTLPLERINEAFDLMHEGKSIRTVIHY, from the coding sequence ATGAAATCCCGTGCCGCCGTCGCCTTTGCCGCAGGCCAGCCGCTGCAGATCGTCGAGCTCGACGTCGCCCCGCCGCAGAAGGGCGAAGTGCTGGTGAAGATCACCCACACCGCGCTCTGCCACACCGACGCCTTCACCCTGTCCGGCGACGATCCGGAAGGCGTGTTCCCGGCGGTGCTCGGACATGAGGGCGCGGGCATCGTGGTCGAGGTCGGCGAGGGCGTGACCAGCGTGCAGCCCGGCGATCACGTGATTCCGCTGTATACCGCCGAGTGCGGCGAATGCCTGTTCTGCAAGTCGGGCAAGACCAACCTGTGCGTCGCCGTGCGCGCAACGCAGGGCAAGGGCGTGATGCCCGACGGCACGACCCGCTTCAGCTACAACGGCGAGCCGGTCTACCACTACATGGGCTGCTCGACCTTCAGCGAATACACGGTGGTCGCCGAGGTTTCGCTGGCCAAGGTGAACCCGGACGCGAACCCCGAGCACACCTGCCTGCTCGGCTGCGGCGTGACGACCGGCATCGGCGCGGTGCACAACACCGCCAAGGTGCAGGAAGGCGACACGGTGGCGGTGTTCGGCCTCGGCGCCATTGGACTTGCGGTGATCCAGGGCGCGGTGCAGGCCAAGGCCGGGCGCATCATCGCCATCGACACCAACCCGTCCAAGTTCGCGCTGGCCACCGAGATGGGCGCCACCGACTGCGTCAACCCGAAGGACCACGACAGGCCGGTGCAGCAGGTGGTCGTGGAGATGACCGGCTGGGGCGTGGACCACAGCTTCGAGTGCATCGGCAACGTCAACGTGATGCGCGCCGCACTCGAGTGCGCGCACCGCGGCTGGGGCCAGAGCGTGATCATCGGCGTGGCGGGCGCGGGGCAGGAGATCAGCACGCGCCCGTTCCAGCTGGTCACCGGCCGCAAGTGGCTGGGCACCGCGTTCGGCGGGGTGAAGGGACGCACGCAGCTTCCGGGCATGGTCGAGGACGCGATGCGCGGCGACATCCAGCTGGCGCCGTTCGTGACGCATACGCTGCCGCTGGAGCGCATCAACGAGGCCTTCGACCTGATGCACGAAGGCAAGTCGATCCGCACCGTCATCCACTACTGA
- the fghA gene encoding S-formylglutathione hydrolase, with translation MERIEHRASFGGWQDVYRHRSEVLGCDMTVGVYFPPQAADGPCPVLYWLSGLTCNEQNFITKAGAQRHAAEHGIIIVAPDTSPRGNDVHDAEGYDIGKGAGFYVNATQAPWAAHYRMYDYIVDELPAWVEADPSASDARAISGHSMGGHGALTIALKNPGRYRSVSAFSPIVAPSQVPWGEKAFAAYLGDDRAAWKRHDAVELVKSAKEKLPLLVDQGDADEFLATQLRPELLQAACAAADHPLQLRMQPGYDHSYYFIASFIGEHIAHHARALRSA, from the coding sequence ATGGAACGCATTGAACACCGCGCCAGCTTCGGTGGCTGGCAGGACGTCTACCGGCACCGCTCCGAGGTACTCGGCTGCGACATGACCGTCGGCGTGTACTTCCCGCCGCAGGCCGCCGACGGCCCCTGCCCGGTGCTGTACTGGCTCTCGGGCCTGACCTGCAACGAGCAGAACTTCATCACCAAGGCCGGCGCGCAGCGCCATGCCGCCGAGCACGGGATCATCATCGTCGCGCCGGACACCAGCCCGCGCGGCAACGACGTGCACGACGCCGAGGGCTACGACATCGGCAAGGGCGCGGGTTTCTACGTCAACGCCACGCAGGCGCCGTGGGCGGCGCACTACCGCATGTACGACTACATCGTCGACGAGCTGCCGGCGTGGGTGGAAGCCGATCCGTCGGCCAGCGACGCGCGCGCGATCAGCGGCCATTCCATGGGCGGCCACGGCGCGCTGACCATCGCCCTGAAGAACCCGGGCCGCTACCGCAGCGTGTCGGCGTTCTCGCCGATCGTGGCGCCGAGCCAGGTGCCGTGGGGCGAGAAGGCGTTCGCTGCCTACCTCGGCGACGACCGCGCAGCGTGGAAGCGGCACGACGCGGTCGAACTGGTGAAGTCGGCAAAGGAAAAGCTGCCGCTGCTGGTCGACCAGGGCGATGCCGACGAATTCCTCGCCACCCAGCTGCGCCCCGAGCTGCTGCAGGCCGCCTGCGCAGCGGCGGACCATCCGCTGCAGCTGCGCATGCAGCCGGGCTACGACCACAGCTACTACTTCATCGCCAGCTTCATCGGCGAGCACATCGCGCACCACGCCAGGGCGCTGCGCTCCGCGTAA
- a CDS encoding sugar transporter, with amino-acid sequence METGSMKVPTSIWIVGVLALLWNLIGVAAFTMQVAMPEQALAAMPADQRAIYEATPAWLYLFYGLATIGGVLGSIGLLLRRRWAVPVYLLALVALVVQVLASFAVTPAWTTGGVSSLGFPVLLVAIALGLWWFARYMAARGVLR; translated from the coding sequence ATGGAAACAGGTTCGATGAAGGTGCCGACGAGTATCTGGATCGTCGGCGTGCTGGCGCTGCTGTGGAACCTGATCGGAGTGGCGGCGTTCACCATGCAGGTGGCGATGCCGGAGCAGGCGCTCGCGGCGATGCCCGCCGACCAGCGCGCGATCTACGAGGCCACGCCTGCCTGGCTGTATCTCTTCTACGGCCTGGCGACCATTGGCGGTGTGCTCGGGTCCATCGGCCTGCTGCTGCGCAGGCGCTGGGCGGTGCCTGTGTACCTGCTGGCGCTGGTGGCCCTGGTGGTGCAGGTGCTCGCCAGCTTCGCGGTCACGCCGGCGTGGACCACGGGGGGTGTCTCAAGCCTCGGTTTCCCGGTGCTCCTGGTGGCGATCGCGCTCGGCCTGTGGTGGTTCGCGCGCTACATGGCCGCGCGCGGGGTCCTGCGCTGA
- a CDS encoding ATP-binding protein: MAPRPVALLAWSGGKDAAWALQALRQRGEVDVVGLLSTISAGEERASLQHVRADVLHAQAAATRLPLLEMRIPDGCDNACYAAAFAATLAEARARWPGITRIAFGDLLLADIRGWREALCARLGWSALFPLFGADSAALARDMLAGGLRAQLCCVDTTQLDAAFSGRDFDADLLDTLPAAVDPCGENGEFHTCVSDGPMFTAPLQLVRGATALRDGRFAVTDYTVGVGRRQSDTTDQRRTPRAAM, translated from the coding sequence GTGGCGCCGCGGCCCGTCGCACTGCTGGCCTGGAGCGGCGGCAAGGACGCGGCCTGGGCGCTGCAGGCCCTGCGCCAGCGCGGCGAGGTCGACGTGGTCGGCCTGCTGTCCACCATCAGCGCGGGCGAGGAGCGCGCATCGCTGCAGCACGTGCGCGCCGACGTGCTGCACGCGCAGGCCGCGGCTACCCGGCTGCCGCTGCTGGAAATGCGCATACCGGACGGCTGCGACAACGCCTGCTACGCAGCCGCCTTCGCCGCCACGCTCGCCGAAGCGCGGGCGCGCTGGCCCGGCATCACCCGCATCGCCTTCGGCGACCTGCTGCTGGCCGACATCCGCGGCTGGCGCGAAGCCCTGTGCGCGCGGCTGGGCTGGAGCGCGCTGTTCCCGCTGTTCGGCGCCGACAGCGCGGCGCTTGCGCGCGACATGCTCGCCGGCGGGTTGCGCGCGCAGCTGTGCTGCGTCGACACCACGCAGCTCGATGCCGCCTTCAGCGGCCGCGATTTCGACGCCGACTTGCTGGATACGCTACCCGCGGCCGTCGACCCCTGCGGCGAGAACGGCGAATTCCACACCTGCGTGAGCGACGGCCCGATGTTCACCGCGCCGCTGCAACTGGTGCGCGGCGCCACGGCCCTGCGCGACGGCCGCTTCGCCGTGACCGATTACACGGTGGGGGTTGGGCGACGGCAGAGCGATACCACGGATCAGCGCAGGACCCCGCGCGCGGCCATGTAG